One window of the Oncorhynchus keta strain PuntledgeMale-10-30-2019 chromosome 31, Oket_V2, whole genome shotgun sequence genome contains the following:
- the LOC127914345 gene encoding uncharacterized protein LOC127914345 isoform X4, which produces MCCSVSISGSREVGWGLVILSMCCSVSISGSREVGWGLVILSLCCSVSISGSREVGWGLVILSLCCSVSISGSREVGWGLVILSLCCSVSISGSREVGWGLVILSLCCSVSISGSREVGWGLVILSLCCSVSISGSREVGWGLVILSMCCSVSISGSREVGWGLVILSMCCSVSISGSREVGWGLVILSLCCSVSISGSREVGWGLVILSLCCSVSISGSREVGWGLVILSLCCSVSISGSREVGWGLVILSMCCSVSISGSREVGWGLVILSMCCSVSISGSREVGWGLVILSMCCSVSISGSREVGWGLFILSMCCSVSISGSREVGWGLVILSLCCSVSISGSREVGWGLVILSLCCSVSISGSREVGWGLVILSLCCSVSISGSREVGWGLVILSLCCSVSISGSREVGWGLVILSMCCSVSISGSREVGWGLVILSMCCSVSISGSREVGWGLVILSLCCSVSISGSREVGWGLVILSLCCSVSISGSREVGWGLVILSMCCSVSISGSREVGWGLVILSMCCSVSISGSREVGWGLVILSLCCLC; this is translated from the exons atgtgttgttctgttagtatttcaggcagcagggaggtcggctggggcttagttattctatccatgtgttgttctgttagtatttcaggcagcagggaggtcggctggggcttagttattctatctctgtgttgttctgttagtatttcaggcagcagggaggtcggctggggcttagttattctatctctgtgttgttctgttagtatttcaggcagcagggaggtcggctggggcttagttattctatctctgtgttgttctgttagtatttcaggcagcagggaggtcggctggggcttagttattctatctctgtgttgttctgttagtatttcaggcagcagggaggtcggctggggcttagttattctatctctgtgttgttctgttagtatttcaggcagcagggaggtcggctggggcttagttattctatccatgtgttgttctgttagtatttcaggcagcagggag GTCGGCTGGGGCTTAGTTATTCTATCCATGTGTTGTTCTGTTAGTATTTCAGGCAGCAGGGAGGTCGGCTGGGGCTTAGttattctatctctgtgttgttctgttagtatttcaggcagcagggaggtcggctggggcttagttattctatctctgtgttgttctgttagtatttcaggcagcagggaggtcggctggggcttagttattctatctctgtgttgttctgttagtatttcaggcagcagggaggtcggctggggcttagttattctatccatgtgttgttctgttagtatttcaggcagcagggag gtcggctggggcttagttattctatccatgtgttgttctgttagtatttcaggcagcagggag GTCGGCTGGGGCTTAGTTATTCTATCCATGTGTTGTTCTGTTAGTATTTCAGGCAGCAGGGAGGTCGGCTGGGGCTTATTTATTCTATCCATGTGTTGTTCTGTTAGTATTTCAGGCAGCAGGGAG gtcggctggggcttagttattctatctctgtgttgttctgttagtatttcaggcagcagggaggtcggctggggcttagttattctatctctgtgttgttctgttagtatttcaggcagcagggaggtcggctggggcttagttattctatctctgtgttgttctgttagtatttcaggcagcagggaggtcggctggggcttagttattctatctctgtgttgttctgttagtatttcaggcagcagggaggtcggctggggcttagttattctatccatgtgttgttctgttagtatttcaggcagcagggag gtcggctggggcttagttattctatccatgtgttgttctgttagtatttcaggcagcagggaggtcggctggggcttagttattctatctctgtgttgttctgttagtatttcaggcagcagggaggtcggctggggcttagttattctatctctgtgttgttctgttagtatttcaggcagcagggaggtcggctggggcttagttattctatccatgtgttgttctgttagtatttcaggcagcagggaggtcggctggggcttagttattctatccatgtgttgttctgttagtatttcaggcagcagggaggtcggctggggcttagttattctatctctgtgttgtttatgttag
- the LOC127914345 gene encoding uncharacterized protein LOC127914345 isoform X8 → MCCSVSISGSREVGWGLVILSMCCSVSISGSREVGWGLVILSLCCSVSISGSREVGWGLVILSLCCSVSISGSREVGWGLVILSLCCSVSISGSREVGWGLVILSLCCSVSISGSREVGWGLVILSLCCSVSISGSREVGWGLVILSMCCSVSISGSREVGWGLVILSMCCSVSISGSREVGWGLVILSLCCSVSISGSREVGWGLVILSLCCSVSISGSREVGWGLVILSLCCSVSISGSREVGWGLVILSMCCSVSISGSREVGWGLVILSMCCSVSISGSREVGWGLFILSMCCSVSISGSREVGWGLVILSLCCSVSISGSREVGWGLVILSLCCSVSISGSREVGWGLVILSLCCSVSISGSREVGWGLVILSLCCSVSISGSREVGWGLVILSMCCSVSISGSREVGWGLVILSMCCSVSISGSREVGWGLVILSLCCSVSISGSREVGWGLVILSLCCSVSISGSREVGWGLVILSMCCSVSISGSREVGWGLVILSMCCSVSISGSREVGWGLVILSLCCLC, encoded by the exons atgtgttgttctgttagtatttcaggcagcagggaggtcggctggggcttagttattctatccatgtgttgttctgttagtatttcaggcagcagggaggtcggctggggcttagttattctatctctgtgttgttctgttagtatttcaggcagcagggaggtcggctggggcttagttattctatctctgtgttgttctgttagtatttcaggcagcagggaggtcggctggggcttagttattctatctctgtgttgttctgttagtatttcaggcagcagggaggtcggctggggcttagttattctatctctgtgttgttctgttagtatttcaggcagcagggaggtcggctggggcttagttattctatctctgtgttgttctgttagtatttcaggcagcagggaggtcggctggggcttagttattctatccatgtgttgttctgttagtatttcaggcagcagggag GTCGGCTGGGGCTTAGTTATTCTATCCATGTGTTGTTCTGTTAGTATTTCAGGCAGCAGGGAGGTCGGCTGGGGCTTAGttattctatctctgtgttgttctgttagtatttcaggcagcagggaggtcggctggggcttagttattctatctctgtgttgttctgttagtatttcaggcagcagggaggtcggctggggcttagttattctatctctgtgttgttctgttagtatttcaggcagcagggaggtcggctggggcttagttattctatccatgtgttgttctgttagtatttcaggcagcagggag GTCGGCTGGGGCTTAGTTATTCTATCCATGTGTTGTTCTGTTAGTATTTCAGGCAGCAGGGAGGTCGGCTGGGGCTTATTTATTCTATCCATGTGTTGTTCTGTTAGTATTTCAGGCAGCAGGGAG gtcggctggggcttagttattctatctctgtgttgttctgttagtatttcaggcagcagggaggtcggctggggcttagttattctatctctgtgttgttctgttagtatttcaggcagcagggaggtcggctggggcttagttattctatctctgtgttgttctgttagtatttcaggcagcagggaggtcggctggggcttagttattctatctctgtgttgttctgttagtatttcaggcagcagggaggtcggctggggcttagttattctatccatgtgttgttctgttagtatttcaggcagcagggag gtcggctggggcttagttattctatccatgtgttgttctgttagtatttcaggcagcagggaggtcggctggggcttagttattctatctctgtgttgttctgttagtatttcaggcagcagggaggtcggctggggcttagttattctatctctgtgttgttctgttagtatttcaggcagcagggaggtcggctggggcttagttattctatccatgtgttgttctgttagtatttcaggcagcagggaggtcggctggggcttagttattctatccatgtgttgttctgttagtatttcaggcagcagggaggtcggctggggcttagttattctatctctgtgttgtttatgttag
- the LOC127914345 gene encoding uncharacterized protein LOC127914345 isoform X3, producing the protein MCCSVSISGSREVGWGLVILSMCCSVSISGSREVGWGLVILSLCCSVSISGSREVGWGLVILSLCCSVSISGSREVGWGLVILSLCCSVSISGSREVGWGLVILSLCCSVSISGSREVGWGLVILSLCCSVSISGSREVGWGLVILSMCCSVSISGSREVGWGLVILSMCCSVSISGSREVGWGLVILSLCCSVSISGSREVGWGLVILSLCCSVSISGSREVGWGLVILSLCCSVSISGSREVGWGLVILSMCCSVSISGSREVGWGLVILSMCCSVSISGSREVGWGLVILSMCCSVSISGSREVGWGLFILSMCCSVSISGSREVGWGLVILSLCCSVSISGSREVGWGLVILSLCCSVSISGSREVGWGLVILSLCCSVSISGSREVGWGLVILSLCCSVSISGSREVGWGLVILSMCCSVSISGSREVGWGLVILSMCCSVSISGSREVGWGLVILSLCCSVSISGSREVGWGLVILSLCCSVSISGSREVGWGLVILSMCCSVSISGSREVGWGLVILSMCCSVSISGSREVGWGLVILSLCCLC; encoded by the exons atgtgttgttctgttagtatttcaggcagcagggaggtcggctggggcttagttattctatccatgtgttgttctgttagtatttcaggcagcagggaggtcggctggggcttagttattctatctctgtgttgttctgttagtatttcaggcagcagggaggtcggctggggcttagttattctatctctgtgttgttctgttagtatttcaggcagcagggaggtcggctggggcttagttattctatctctgtgttgttctgttagtatttcaggcagcagggaggtcggctggggcttagttattctatctctgtgttgttctgttagtatttcaggcagcagggaggtcggctggggcttagttattctatctctgtgttgttctgttagtatttcaggcagcagggaggtcggctggggcttagttattctatccatgtgttgttctgttagtatttcaggcagcagggag GTCGGCTGGGGCTTAGTTATTCTATCCATGTGTTGTTCTGTTAGTATTTCAGGCAGCAGGGAGGTCGGCTGGGGCTTAGttattctatctctgtgttgttctgttagtatttcaggcagcagggaggtcggctggggcttagttattctatctctgtgttgttctgttagtatttcaggcagcagggaggtcggctggggcttagttattctatctctgtgttgttctgttagtatttcaggcagcagggaggtcggctggggcttagttattctatccatgtgttgttctgttagtatttcaggcagcagggag GTCGGCTGGGGCTTAGTTATTCTATCCATGTGTTGTTCTGTTAGTATTTCAGGCAGCAGGGAGGTCGGCTGGGGCTTAGTTATTCTATCCATGTGTTGTTCTGTTAGTATTTCAGGCAGCAGGGAGGTCGGCTGGGGCTTATTTATTCTATCCATGTGTTGTTCTGTTAGTATTTCAGGCAGCAGGGAG gtcggctggggcttagttattctatctctgtgttgttctgttagtatttcaggcagcagggaggtcggctggggcttagttattctatctctgtgttgttctgttagtatttcaggcagcagggaggtcggctggggcttagttattctatctctgtgttgttctgttagtatttcaggcagcagggaggtcggctggggcttagttattctatctctgtgttgttctgttagtatttcaggcagcagggaggtcggctggggcttagttattctatccatgtgttgttctgttagtatttcaggcagcagggag gtcggctggggcttagttattctatccatgtgttgttctgttagtatttcaggcagcagggaggtcggctggggcttagttattctatctctgtgttgttctgttagtatttcaggcagcagggaggtcggctggggcttagttattctatctctgtgttgttctgttagtatttcaggcagcagggaggtcggctggggcttagttattctatccatgtgttgttctgttagtatttcaggcagcagggaggtcggctggggcttagttattctatccatgtgttgttctgttagtatttcaggcagcagggaggtcggctggggcttagttattctatctctgtgttgtttatgttag
- the LOC127914345 gene encoding uncharacterized protein LOC127914345 isoform X10 codes for MCCSVSISGSREVGWGLVILSMCCSVSISGSREVGWGLVILSLCCSVSISGSREVGWGLVILSLCCSVSISGSREVGWGLVILSLCCSVSISGSREVGWGLVILSLCCSVSISGSREVGWGLVILSLCCSVSISGSREVGWGLVILSMCCSVSISGSREVGWGLVILSMCCSVSISGSREVGWGLVILSLCCSVSISGSREVGWGLVILSLCCSVSISGSREVGWGLVILSLCCSVSISGSREVGWGLVILSMCCSVSISGSREVGWGLVILSMCCSVSISGSREVGWGLVILSMCCSVSISGSREVGWGLVILSMCCSVSISGSREVGWGLFILSMCCSVSISGSREVGWGLVILSLCCSVSISGSREVGWGLVILSLCCSVSISGSREVGWGLVILSLCCSVSISGSREVGWGLVILSLCCSVSISGSREVGWGLVILSMCCSVSISGSREVGWGLVILSMCCSVSISGSREVGWGLVILSMCCSVSISGSREVGWGLVILSMCCSVSISGSREVGWGLVILSLCCLC; via the exons atgtgttgttctgttagtatttcaggcagcagggaggtcggctggggcttagttattctatccatgtgttgttctgttagtatttcaggcagcagggaggtcggctggggcttagttattctatctctgtgttgttctgttagtatttcaggcagcagggaggtcggctggggcttagttattctatctctgtgttgttctgttagtatttcaggcagcagggaggtcggctggggcttagttattctatctctgtgttgttctgttagtatttcaggcagcagggaggtcggctggggcttagttattctatctctgtgttgttctgttagtatttcaggcagcagggaggtcggctggggcttagttattctatctctgtgttgttctgttagtatttcaggcagcagggaggtcggctggggcttagttattctatccatgtgttgttctgttagtatttcaggcagcagggag GTCGGCTGGGGCTTAGTTATTCTATCCATGTGTTGTTCTGTTAGTATTTCAGGCAGCAGGGAGGTCGGCTGGGGCTTAGttattctatctctgtgttgttctgttagtatttcaggcagcagggaggtcggctggggcttagttattctatctctgtgttgttctgttagtatttcaggcagcagggaggtcggctggggcttagttattctatctctgtgttgttctgttagtatttcaggcagcagggaggtcggctggggcttagttattctatccatgtgttgttctgttagtatttcaggcagcagggag gtcggctggggcttagttattctatccatgtgttgttctgttagtatttcaggcagcagggag GTCGGCTGGGGCTTAGTTATTCTATCCATGTGTTGTTCTGTTAGTATTTCAGGCAGCAGGGAGGTCGGCTGGGGCTTAGTTATTCTATCCATGTGTTGTTCTGTTAGTATTTCAGGCAGCAGGGAGGTCGGCTGGGGCTTATTTATTCTATCCATGTGTTGTTCTGTTAGTATTTCAGGCAGCAGGGAG gtcggctggggcttagttattctatctctgtgttgttctgttagtatttcaggcagcagggaggtcggctggggcttagttattctatctctgtgttgttctgttagtatttcaggcagcagggaggtcggctggggcttagttattctatctctgtgttgttctgttagtatttcaggcagcagggaggtcggctggggcttagttattctatctctgtgttgttctgttagtatttcaggcagcagggaggtcggctggggcttagttattctatccatgtgttgttctgttagtatttcaggcagcagggag gtcggctggggcttagttattctatccatgtgttgttctgttagtatttcaggcagcagggag gtcggctggggcttagttattctatccatgtgttgttctgttagtatttcaggcagcagggaggtcggctggggcttagttattctatccatgtgttgttctgttagtatttcaggcagcagggaggtcggctggggcttagttattctatctctgtgttgtttatgttag
- the LOC127914345 gene encoding uncharacterized protein LOC127914345 isoform X6, with translation MCCSVSISGSREVGWGLVILSMCCSVSISGSREVGWGLVILSLCCSVSISGSREVGWGLVILSLCCSVSISGSREVGWGLVILSLCCSVSISGSREVGWGLVILSLCCSVSISGSREVGWGLVILSLCCSVSISGSREVGWGLVILSMCCSVSISGSREVGWGLVILSMCCSVSISGSREVGWGLVILSLCCSVSISGSREVGWGLVILSLCCSVSISGSREVGWGLVILSLCCSVSISGSREVGWGLVILSMCCSVSISGSREVGWGLVILSMCCSVSISGSREVGWGLVILSMCCSVSISGSREVGWGLVILSMCCSVSISGSREVGWGLFILSMCCSVSISGSREVGWGLVILSLCCSVSISGSREVGWGLVILSLCCSVSISGSREVGWGLVILSLCCSVSISGSREVGWGLVILSMCCSVSISGSREVGWGLVILSMCCSVSISGSREVGWGLVILSLCCSVSISGSREVGWGLVILSLCCSVSISGSREVGWGLVILSMCCSVSISGSREVGWGLVILSMCCSVSISGSREVGWGLVILSLCCLC, from the exons atgtgttgttctgttagtatttcaggcagcagggaggtcggctggggcttagttattctatccatgtgttgttctgttagtatttcaggcagcagggaggtcggctggggcttagttattctatctctgtgttgttctgttagtatttcaggcagcagggaggtcggctggggcttagttattctatctctgtgttgttctgttagtatttcaggcagcagggaggtcggctggggcttagttattctatctctgtgttgttctgttagtatttcaggcagcagggaggtcggctggggcttagttattctatctctgtgttgttctgttagtatttcaggcagcagggaggtcggctggggcttagttattctatctctgtgttgttctgttagtatttcaggcagcagggaggtcggctggggcttagttattctatccatgtgttgttctgttagtatttcaggcagcagggag GTCGGCTGGGGCTTAGTTATTCTATCCATGTGTTGTTCTGTTAGTATTTCAGGCAGCAGGGAGGTCGGCTGGGGCTTAGttattctatctctgtgttgttctgttagtatttcaggcagcagggaggtcggctggggcttagttattctatctctgtgttgttctgttagtatttcaggcagcagggaggtcggctggggcttagttattctatctctgtgttgttctgttagtatttcaggcagcagggaggtcggctggggcttagttattctatccatgtgttgttctgttagtatttcaggcagcagggag gtcggctggggcttagttattctatccatgtgttgttctgttagtatttcaggcagcagggag GTCGGCTGGGGCTTAGTTATTCTATCCATGTGTTGTTCTGTTAGTATTTCAGGCAGCAGGGAGGTCGGCTGGGGCTTAGTTATTCTATCCATGTGTTGTTCTGTTAGTATTTCAGGCAGCAGGGAGGTCGGCTGGGGCTTATTTATTCTATCCATGTGTTGTTCTGTTAGTATTTCAGGCAGCAGGGAG gtcggctggggcttagttattctatctctgtgttgttctgttagtatttcaggcagcagggaggtcggctggggcttagttattctatctctgtgttgttctgttagtatttcaggcagcagggaggtcggctggggcttagttattctatctctgtgttgttctgttagtatttcaggcagcagggaggtcggctggggcttagttattctatccatgtgttgttctgttagtatttcaggcagcagggag gtcggctggggcttagttattctatccatgtgttgttctgttagtatttcaggcagcagggaggtcggctggggcttagttattctatctctgtgttgttctgttagtatttcaggcagcagggaggtcggctggggcttagttattctatctctgtgttgttctgttagtatttcaggcagcagggaggtcggctggggcttagttattctatccatgtgttgttctgttagtatttcaggcagcagggaggtcggctggggcttagttattctatccatgtgttgttctgttagtatttcaggcagcagggaggtcggctggggcttagttattctatctctgtgttgtttatgttag
- the LOC127914345 gene encoding uncharacterized protein LOC127914345 isoform X11 encodes MCCSVSISGSREVGWGLVILSMCCSVSISGSREVGWGLVILSLCCSVSISGSREVGWGLVILSLCCSVSISGSREVGWGLVILSLCCSVSISGSREVGWGLVILSLCCSVSISGSREVGWGLVILSLCCSVSISGSREVGWGLVILSMCCSVSISGSREVGWGLVILSMCCSVSISGSREVGWGLVILSLCCSVSISGSREVGWGLVILSLCCSVSISGSREVGWGLVILSLCCSVSISGSREVGWGLVILSMCCSVSISGSREVGWGLVILSMCCSVSISGSREVGWGLVILSMCCSVSISGSREVGWGLVILSMCCSVSISGSREVGWGLFILSMCCSVSISGSREVGWGLVILSLCCSVSISGSREVGWGLVILSLCCSVSISGSREVGWGLVILSLCCSVSISGSREVGWGLVILSLCCSVSISGSREVGWGLVILSMCCSVSISGSREVGWGLVILSMCCSVSISGSREVGWGLVILSMCCSVSISGSREVGWGLVILSLCCLC; translated from the exons atgtgttgttctgttagtatttcaggcagcagggaggtcggctggggcttagttattctatccatgtgttgttctgttagtatttcaggcagcagggaggtcggctggggcttagttattctatctctgtgttgttctgttagtatttcaggcagcagggaggtcggctggggcttagttattctatctctgtgttgttctgttagtatttcaggcagcagggaggtcggctggggcttagttattctatctctgtgttgttctgttagtatttcaggcagcagggaggtcggctggggcttagttattctatctctgtgttgttctgttagtatttcaggcagcagggaggtcggctggggcttagttattctatctctgtgttgttctgttagtatttcaggcagcagggaggtcggctggggcttagttattctatccatgtgttgttctgttagtatttcaggcagcagggag GTCGGCTGGGGCTTAGTTATTCTATCCATGTGTTGTTCTGTTAGTATTTCAGGCAGCAGGGAGGTCGGCTGGGGCTTAGttattctatctctgtgttgttctgttagtatttcaggcagcagggaggtcggctggggcttagttattctatctctgtgttgttctgttagtatttcaggcagcagggaggtcggctggggcttagttattctatctctgtgttgttctgttagtatttcaggcagcagggaggtcggctggggcttagttattctatccatgtgttgttctgttagtatttcaggcagcagggag gtcggctggggcttagttattctatccatgtgttgttctgttagtatttcaggcagcagggag GTCGGCTGGGGCTTAGTTATTCTATCCATGTGTTGTTCTGTTAGTATTTCAGGCAGCAGGGAGGTCGGCTGGGGCTTAGTTATTCTATCCATGTGTTGTTCTGTTAGTATTTCAGGCAGCAGGGAGGTCGGCTGGGGCTTATTTATTCTATCCATGTGTTGTTCTGTTAGTATTTCAGGCAGCAGGGAG gtcggctggggcttagttattctatctctgtgttgttctgttagtatttcaggcagcagggaggtcggctggggcttagttattctatctctgtgttgttctgttagtatttcaggcagcagggaggtcggctggggcttagttattctatctctgtgttgttctgttagtatttcaggcagcagggaggtcggctggggcttagttattctatctctgtgttgttctgttagtatttcaggcagcagggaggtcggctggggcttagttattctatccatgtgttgttctgttagtatttcaggcagcagggag gtcggctggggcttagttattctatccatgtgttgttctgttagtatttcaggcagcagggaggtcggctggggcttagttattctatccatgtgttgttctgttagtatttcaggcagcagggaggtcggctggggcttagttattctatctctgtgttgtttatgttag
- the LOC127914345 gene encoding uncharacterized protein LOC127914345 isoform X16: protein MCCSVSISGSREVGWGLVILSMCCSVSISGSREVGWGLVILSLCCSVSISGSREVGWGLVILSLCCSVSISGSREVGWGLVILSLCCSVSISGSREVGWGLVILSLCCSVSISGSREVGWGLVILSLCCSVSISGSREVGWGLVILSMCCSVSISGSREVGWGLVILSMCCSVSISGSREVGWGLVILSLCCSVSISGSREVGWGLVILSLCCSVSISGSREVGWGLVILSLCCSVSISGSREVGWGLVILSMCCSVSISGSREVGWGLVILSMCCSVSISGSREVGWGLVILSLCCSVSISGSREVGWGLVILSLCCSVSISGSREVGWGLVILSLCCSVSISGSREVGWGLVILSLCCLC from the exons atgtgttgttctgttagtatttcaggcagcagggaggtcggctggggcttagttattctatccatgtgttgttctgttagtatttcaggcagcagggaggtcggctggggcttagttattctatctctgtgttgttctgttagtatttcaggcagcagggaggtcggctggggcttagttattctatctctgtgttgttctgttagtatttcaggcagcagggaggtcggctggggcttagttattctatctctgtgttgttctgttagtatttcaggcagcagggaggtcggctggggcttagttattctatctctgtgttgttctgttagtatttcaggcagcagggaggtcggctggggcttagttattctatctctgtgttgttctgttagtatttcaggcagcagggaggtcggctggggcttagttattctatccatgtgttgttctgttagtatttcaggcagcagggag GTCGGCTGGGGCTTAGTTATTCTATCCATGTGTTGTTCTGTTAGTATTTCAGGCAGCAGGGAGGTCGGCTGGGGCTTAGttattctatctctgtgttgttctgttagtatttcaggcagcagggaggtcggctggggcttagttattctatctctgtgttgttctgttagtatttcaggcagcagggaggtcggctggggcttagttattctatctctgtgttgttctgttagtatttcaggcagcagggaggtcggctggggcttagttattctatccatgtgttgttctgttagtatttcaggcagcagggag gtcggctggggcttagttattctatccatgtgttgttctgttagtatttcaggcagcagggaggtcggctggggcttagttattctatctctgtgttgttctgttagtatttcaggcagcagggaggtcggctggggcttagttattctatctctgtgttgttctgttagtatttcaggcagcagggaggtcggctggggcttagttattctatctctgtgttgttctgttagtatttcaggcagcagggaggtcggctggggcttagttattctatctctgtgttgtttatgttag